CTATAAAGGGTTAGTTTGTTTtgttcccattttcatttttctttcaaatattcATATTCAATTTTTGTGTTGTATGCATGTCTTGATATAAGTTCAAagatattatttttcaaaaacctctaaattcaaagaaaaaaaattcctaaaaacTATCCAATGGGGATCGTGGAACAAAGTTGGGGGcttagtaaaaaatttaaaataatatatatcgaATACCCATGTTAAAAGAGATAAAGAATAGATTAAAAAAGCATACATTTACATCTAAGAAATCTTGCAGGCATTTTTACGTAGGGACATCTTCAGAAGAAGAAGGCGCAAGCATAGAGCAATGCTGCATATTCCGCGGTAGCTTTGCCAAATTAGATGTCCGGTCCGGCAAAGTCCTATGGCAAACCTTTACTTTACCTGATAATTTCGGTCAAAAGGGGGAATATGCAGGAGCAGCCATTTGGGGAAGTAGTCCATCCATCGATACAACTCGAAACCATATCTATGTTAGCACCGGGAACCTATATTCAGCCCCTCTTCGAATACGCCAATGTCAAGAAGCTGAGAATAATCAAACTGTGCCGACTAGTCCAGACAAGTGTATTGAGCCCGAAAACCACTCAAATTCAATCTTAGCTTTTGATTTGGAAACTGGTGCAATCAAATGGTATCGTCAGCTAGGGGGATATGATCTTTGGTTCTTAGCCTGCAATAACCTTTCCACCCTGAATTGTCCTCCTGGTCCCAACCCTGATGCCGATTTTGGAGAGGCCCCGATGATGCTAAGTATCGATGGCAATGGAACTAAGCAAGATATTGTCATTGCTGTTCAAAAAAGTGGATTTGCTTGGGCTCTAAATAGAGATAatggtgaccttatttggtcTACTGTAAGTTTTACTTCATTGTGTCCTTTTCTATCCATTGTTTTCCTTTAAAACCTTCACTTTGGATGTATAGGAGGTCGGACCTGGTGGTCCAGGAGGAGGAGGCACTTGGGGTGCGGCTACGGATAAGAAGAGGGTCTACACCAACTTAGCCAACTCGCTATTCATGAATTTTACTTTAATACCGTCCCAAACAAATACGAATGCTAGTGGATGGGTGGCAATGGATGCTAAAAGCGATGAAATCCTATGGTCGACAGCAGATCCGAGCAATTCCAGAGTTAGTGGTCCTGTCACCATAGCAAATGGTGTACTTTTTGCTGGTTCAACAGATAAACAAGGACCTATATATGCCATTGATGCTAAAAATGGGAGAATTTTGTGGTCATATGAGACTGGTGCAACTGTTTATGGTGGAATGTCAGTGAGCAATGGATGCATTTATGTTGGTAATGGATATAAGGTCAATATAGGGGCTTTTATTCCAACTTATTCTGCTGGAACCTCACTTTTTGCCTTTTGTTTGACCTAAAAGCTTTAATAGGTATAATGGGCCCTATTTTAGTCATAACTAGTTTGTTTCACTTTTAAATTATATGAAGATAATGATGTTTATTCATGTAAAATTGGCTTAACCAATACATTACAATTTAAATTATACTATTTTCTcatcttaatatttatattttttaagatcattggtatctaattttttttctaagttagtaCCTCCATTAGTCCAATTGTTAGTCAAATTgtgtatatttaaaaaaaaaattaaacacttaatccaTAAATTATTACCTAAATTATACTCTTTTTTTCAAGTTGAGACCTGAACTTTTTTTAGCATAAGCAGATGTGTTGATGGGCCGAGCCGGGATAGATTCAGGTCAGGCTTAAGTATAATATTAACACACTTTATACTTATCACTATAGGagaatagacttttagcggcgtttttttttggcctttagtggcgtttttaagcGCCGCTAGaactattagcggcgttttcacaagcgccgcaaaaaacgccgctaaaggtcatggctTTAACGGtgcttttctcacaaacgccgctaaaaatcataaactttaaaaaaaatattttattttaattaaataatatttatttttatgttaaatattatattatgtttaatttttgaaatttgaactttaaactatatacttttaaggataaataaaaaatattaattaaattaaattttccattaaaatttaaacttcaaaactaaatataaaaattaatgaatttaaatttaatacataaacattgattcaatatgtaatttaatacctaaaaaaaaaacacacacacacacagacaCACAAAGTATTacaatttctaaaataaaattcatcCTGATGAGAATATAATGTCAAATCATCATCACCTCTCATTGCAATGCCTGCATATATAACTTAGTGAAGTACTTTGATCTTGATCTTGGTTAAGACTTGTTCCAGCAATAAAGAGAATTACTTGTTACAACACAAGTGTTGTAGCCACCACATGCAACTTCTTCTGAATATGGCAATGTATTGATCATGGATGGCATGGTTGCATTCTTGGCCTCCCCAAATCCctaaatattttcattaagataACATCACTCAAAAATGCCATATGACTAGAAACATTAGGTGGTGTTAAAACTGACAGGTTTAGAACTTACAAGATTAGCTACCACTTTATCCCCAAACACAAACAAAGACCTAGTTTCTGCAATACCTAGACAAATTAAGATCTGAAAACAAAAGTTTGGAATATGTCCAGTAATAAGGTCATAAAAATTGATTGACCATAAGAGAAATCATTTCAAATTACCATCAATGCATGCTGAATGCAACAAGCCAGCTGCAACTCTTTTGACCTAATGCAGGGATAAATAATGAAGCCAAAGGTCCACAGTTAGCAGAAAGAAATTGACACATCCACCGCAATTTTAGTTACACCAGTAAAAAGTTCAAAGTTACAGGTAGAGATTACCCTGATACCCTCTAATTTCTTTATAAGCCTTGGTGTATATTCactgaaaaattataaatatataaacttaaaaatcttTACTGTGAGAAAACAGAAAGCTCAAGATGAAATGAAAATAGAAactcataataaaaaataaacgaAGAACAGAAAAAATAATCTGATTTCTAAAAGGAAGagtaaaacaaacaaatatgaaAGTGAAAGAAGGGAAAggagaaaataaaacaaacagTACACTATCTGTAGgcagaaggaaaaaaaaaatatagCTTTGTGCATGTCAAACACTAATAAAAGTTGGCATTCCTAGGAGACATCAAATAGGTGATTCCCGATCTAAAATGTCTAAGTAGGCCTTGGCAATAACAACCATTTCCAGTCTATTTTTATGCTTTTTGTCTTTGACATGCCTACTTAATCAGATCCTTTCCTTCCCGTTCTAAAATAGCTGAAGGCTCTCTTATATCAGCCAATAATCAAGTAAACATAAAATGTAACCTGTCGCTTGTTAAAAAACCAAAAATGCTCGACTCAAGGCCATGACCAAGTCTTCCAGATGCAACTGCTCCCCAACTTAAAGCCTCACCTCCATCTGGTGAAGTACATAGAAAAGGAAATACAGACATTACATCCAAGCATACATATCAAAAGCATATCCAAAATAGTACTGCAAGAAAATATAATCCATATCTTGTGAAGCATTTCCAGTTTCATACCAGTAACAACAACTGTGTGCTCTGAACCCAAAGCAGCCAATTTAATTGTAAGCCCGCTCAAGCATTCCACATTGGTTGGCTTATGAACTGCTTTCGCAGCCTCTGTATGTACAATATGCCATTCATCCCAAACAAGTGAGAATATGCTGATTACACAATAAAGctaataataagaaaacaaagcATTGGAAAATAggcaacttaataatttaataaaaagagaCTTGtcacttttataaaaatatagccTTTATTTTAAATACCAACGGTTTGAAATTATTTTCCAATTTATAAAAATGAGCAACATTAATTATCAAGCAATTCCAACCAAAGCAGTTCATCCTGCATACCAAAGCCCGAGTTACTACTTTATCTTATGTAAGTGTTATTTCACAATATCAGTCATTTGCAATCAATCTTAAAAACATGGCTTGGTTATGCAATTGTTAGACAGCATcctggtaaaaaaaaaaaacattgattaGCAATCAATCATTATTGAAGagaaaacaaaagtgaaaatcaTGTGATTAGCAATCAAACATTGTTACATCAGCATGTTTTAGGATATCAAAAATGCATCAAACAGATAAGCCAATTATGTACTCATACATCATTTTGTTCATGTTTAAGCATGCATATGTTTGTTGGTAGAACATGAAGCATACAGGTTTAAGGAACTAGAAGAGCTTGGGATAGTTTTCAGCGAGGATGAGAAAGAAGTTTGAAAACAGAGAATATAAGAAGACTCTTCAATACTGAAGAAAAGTAAAGAAGTAAAAAGCACCTGAAGCTGTAGTGCCTCAGAACGACAGCTGTGGAAATAATTTGGCAGATTCAAATGAGAACAGTTTATTTTACACCGCTAATTAGAATGAGAGATCTGAACAATTACCTTAACAGAAATGATAGCATGATAAAGAAGGGGAAGAAGATTACGGTGACTAAACGAGGATGAAACACGGATCTCCTCCCGAACCAATTCTAACTGTTCATTATTCTGAATGAGAACTTTCTTCATTGCATAAGTTCCATCATCTGCAAATGCAACCCAAGTAAGTTCATTCCAAAACCAAATTAATTTTCCCTTTGATCTGATAAATACACAAATACCAAAATAACACGATAAAATCTGGCAGATGGCATAGGAGTGAACCAGATAGTAGATATGTACCTTGAGGTTGATGTTGAGATTGGTATTGGTATTGATTATGGTGATGAAGTTGAACAAGTAgtggattattattattatcgtttCCAATAACGTGAGTTAGGGCTTGAATCATGGCGTTGGTGTCTTGTTGAGACCTAGCCGTGTAGAACTGATGGGGTGCTTCCTCTTTCTCTTCCGATTCATGATCAGACGGCGGCAATGGCCTCTTCCCTTGTCTTAGATCCACCTTAGGAATCTTTCACGATTCTCCCTCTGCTTTACCTGTTAATTTCTCTCTCTCTCGCTcgctatgtatatatatatcatgcaaAATCGAAACAGCAGAAAAGcaatgattatatatatgtagTTTTTCTCGGCATAACTCAAAGCAATAAACATGGAaatgatttgaaaaaattgattaaatcgaTAAGAAAATAAAGGGGAAAGAAGGAACAAATATTTACAGACAAAAGATTAACACAAGGAGATGCCAAGAGCGGAGAAAGGTTCTGCTTAAGACTAAGTGTGAACAAAGGGATGAAGATAGCTGAAAATGCTGAAAGCCTATCTACACTGCCATCTCTTCTATCTCAGAGTCTAACTGGAAACCAAATCTGCTGGAGAGTTTCTTGATTGAAAAGTGCAACGGAGGGGTTTCAGAGCGGGGAAATTTGGGAATAAAACCGCgctttttattttaagtgaaatgatttttttgtggcgtttttattacaaattatttcattttaaataagaTGATGCCGTTTTTAACtgctaaaaattattagttaaataaaatGATACCGCTTTctgttaaaagttttttttattttatctgctaaaaattattagttaaataattttataaaatatttattattactattttttataaattagtttttataaataaaaaaattaagtactctGAAAATAAATATCgtgtattttaataagaaaacaaataattaaatggctgtaattaattattaagttaaaattattcAATGTAAGTAATAaatctctcacatatcaaatttctattaaagattgagacgttaatcatgattttatattattcttttccgatctaatctccatttcattagagatatttcttcctaacttaaatataactattttgctaGAATTTGATGcggaatgattttagtttttgtatttcatttttatttgttataatctagtcctatccaaaatagatagttacctatccgtatcaatctgttacttttttttatttatttatcaattttttaaatctaatatttaaatgaatcaaatggtttagattaaatatttttaaatataaaagtattaattgattgtaaaaaattttatcatttaacaaatcttaagtaaaccttaaatcctaaaccatttaatatatataaagtttatctattatctcttaaataatttaaactataatcataattttaatatattaaaattaatattatcttttttacaattatataataaattatttaatatataaattaaaaaaatactaattaatctaaaccctaaatccctaacttttgacccctaaaccttaaatcataaaacataaaccctaaaccttaaaccccaacccctctaaaacttaaaccctaacccttaacccataacccataatccctaaacccataatccatata
The sequence above is drawn from the Gossypium hirsutum isolate 1008001.06 chromosome A05, Gossypium_hirsutum_v2.1, whole genome shotgun sequence genome and encodes:
- the LOC107944917 gene encoding E3 ubiquitin-protein ligase HERC2 isoform X1, which encodes MIQALTHVIGNDNNNNPLLVQLHHHNQYQYQSQHQPQDDGTYAMKKVLIQNNEQLELVREEIRVSSSFSHQAAKAVHKPTNVECLSGLTIKLAALGSEHTVVVTDGGEALSWGAVASGRLGHGLESSIFGFLTSDSEYTPRLIKKLEGIRVKRVAAGLLHSACIDGIAETRSLFVFGDKVVANLGFGEAKNATMPSMINTLPYSEEVACGGYNTCVVTSNSLYCWNKS
- the LOC107944917 gene encoding ultraviolet-B receptor UVR8 isoform X2, coding for MIQALTHVIGNDNNNNPLLVQLHHHNQYQYQSQHQPQDDGTYAMKKVLIQNNEQLELVREEIRVSSSFSHQAAKAVHKPTNVECLSGLTIKLAALGSEHTVVVTDGGEALSWGAVASGRLGHGLESSIFGFLTSDSEYTPRLIKKLEGIRVKRVAAGLLHSACIDETRSLFVFGDKVVANLGFGEAKNATMPSMINTLPYSEEVACGGYNTCVVTSNSLYCWNKS
- the LOC107944917 gene encoding X-linked retinitis pigmentosa GTPase regulator isoform X3, translated to MIQALTHVIGNDNNNNPLLVQLHHHNQYQYQSQHQPQDDGTYAMKKVLIQNNEQLELVREEIRVSSSFSHQAAKAVHKPTNVECLSGLTIKLAALGSEHTVVVTDGGEALSWGAVASGRLGHGLESSIFGFLTSDRSKELQLACCIQHALMILICLGIAETRSLFVFGDKVVANLGFGEAKNATMPSMINTLPYSEEVACGGYNTCVVTSNSLYCWNKS
- the LOC107944917 gene encoding probable E3 ubiquitin-protein ligase HERC2 isoform X4, yielding MIQALTHVIGNDNNNNPLLVQLHHHNQYQYQSQHQPQDDGTYAMKKVLIQNNEQLELVREEIRVSSSFSHQAAKAVHKPTNVECLSGLTIKLAALGSEHTVVVTDGGEALSWGAVASGRLGHGLESSIFGFLTSDSEYTPRLIKKLEGIRVKRVAAGLLHSACIDDLNLSRYCRN